The nucleotide window TACGGTGTGGGCGCGGGCCAGAGCGAGCGCTACGAGCGCCCACTGCCCGATCCGCAAAATCAGACTCCTGCCTGGAGTTTCAAATAACCACGCCAAGGCGCGGAAACAGGACGAACTATGCTGCTCTCACTTTCATGGCTGCGTGAATTTACTCCGTATGAAGGAACGGCTGAGGCGCTGGGCGACCGCCTGACCATGCTCGGCCTTGAGCTGGAAGACATCAGCCGGCCCTACGATGCCATAAGCTCCATTGTGGTGGGGCATGTGGTTTCGTGCGACAATCATCCGGAATCCGACCATCTGCACGTCTGCAAGGTGGACGCAGGGCAGGGCGAGCTGCTTGATATCGTTTGCGGCGCACCCAACGTTGCTGCAGGCCAGAAAGTGCCTGTGGCCCTGGTGGGCACCAAGATGCCCGACGGCATGGTGATCAAAAAGGCCAAGCTGCGCGGAGCGCCTTCTTTTGGCATGATCTGCTCCGAGCGCGAACTGGGCCTGACCGAAGACCACACCGGCATTATGGTGCTGCCCGGAAGCTTTGTGGTGGGCAAACCTCTGGTGGAGCAGCTCGAGCTTGACCGCGAAGTGCTGGATATTTCCATCACGCCCAACCGTGCCGACTGCCTTTCGGTTCTTGGCCTTGCGCGCGAAACCGCCCTGGCCTGCAACCTGCCGCTCTCCATCCCCGAACTGCCGCTGGAGCTGGACTCCGGCGCAGAAGTGCTGGTGCCCATTGATATTGACGATCCCGAGCTCTGCTGGCTGTATTCCGGCCGCGTCATCACGGGCGTCAAGATCGGGCCTTCGCCCATGCGCCTGCGTCACCGCCTGCATGCCGTGGGTGTGCGCCCCATTTCCAATATCGTGGACGTGACCAACTATATTCTGTTTGAATACGGTCAGCCCTTGCACTCCTTTGACATGGACAAGCTGGAAGGCGGCCGCATCGTGGTGCGCCGCGCGCAGGAAGGCGATACCTTCACTACCCTTGACGGGCAGGAACGCGCGCTTACCGCAGCCGACCTCTGCATCCGCGACGGCGCTCGCGCCGTGGCTCTTGCTGGCGTTATGGGCGGCCTGAACAGCGAAATTTCCGATACCAGCACCAATGTGTTTCTGGAAAGCGCGGTCTTCAAGCCCGCCACCATCCGCAAAACATCGCGCCGTCTGGGCCTCTCGTCCGAAGCGTCCTACCGCTTTGAGCGCGGCATCGACCAGCAGCGCACCGTGTGGGCGCTTGATCGCGCCTGCGCCATGATGGCCGCCGTCAGCGGCGGGCGCGTGCAGCGCGGCCTTTCCATCAACGAACCCCGTCCCTTCAAGGCGGCCAGCATTGAATTCCGCCCGGCGCGGGCCGATTCCCTGCTGGGTGTGCAGCTTGGCGCGGACTTTGACGAAAAGGTGCTCACCGGCATGGGCTGCAATGTGGACAAGGGCGAAAGCAGCCCCGTGTGGCGCGTCAGCCAGCCCTCCTGGCGGCCCGACCTCACCCGTGAAGCTGATCTGATCGAAGAAGTGGGCCGCGTGCACGGGCTGGATACCATTGCCCCCGTGCTGCCCGCCATTGCCCGCAACCTCGACCGCGCAGGCGAGCCGGAATCGCGCTACGGATTCTGGTCGCGCCTCAAGCACTGGGGCGCTGGCCTTGGCCTCAACGAAGCCGTGAACTACAGCTTTGTGGGCCACAAGGACATGGATCACCTTGCCATGCCGCGCGAGGGCCGCATTTCCATCATGAACCCGCTCTCGGCGGAGCAGGATGCCCTGCGCACCGCCCTGGCCCCCGGCCTCATGTATGATCTGCGCAACAACCTCGCCCAGGGAGCGCAGGGTCTGCGGCTGTTTGAACTTGCCAATATTTTTGAAGCTGACGCCGCTTCTGAAACCACCGCCCGCGAAACGGGCATGCTGGGCGTGCTCCTGTACGGCGCGCGCTACGACACGGCCTGGCCTCAGGCTGAGGGCGACATGGATTATGCCGACCTCAAGGGCGTGGTGGAAAACCTGCTGCACTATCTGCATCTTGGGGTGCCCAGCTATGAACTGGCTCAGGAGCATGCCTTCTTGCTGCCCTGCGTGAACGTCTTTGTGAATGGCCGCGCCGTGGGCTTCATGGGTCGGGTCAAGCCCGCCATGGCCGACGAATATCACGCCCGCAAGGACGTGTGGCTGGCTGAAATGAACCTCGACATCCTGCGCGAACTGCACGATGCCGCTACGGTGCGCTTTGCGCCCCTGCCGGTGTATCCGCCGGTGCGGCGCGACATTACCGTGACCACCGGGCCGGGCCTCAAGGTGGCCGACATCACTGCTCACGTGCAGGGGCTCAAACTGGCCCTGCTGGACGACGTGGCCCTGGTGGACTGCTTTGAACCCAAGACGGAGCAGGGCGGGGAGCCCGTGCGCAACCTGACCTTCCGGCTCACCTTCCGCCATGCGGAGCGTACTCTCAAGGATACGGAAGTGGACAAGGAGCGGGAGAAGGTGGCACAGTCGCTTGTAAGCGCTCTGGGCGTGAAAATTTAACACAGTGTGCGCAGGCCCGGCTTTTTCGGGCCTGCGCAATTCCGGCACATTTTCAGAGAGTGTCAGGAGGGGTATGACATGTCGGACCACACGCCCGACAATACCTACCGCATAGGTGAGGTCGCAGAACTGCTCGACCTCAAAACCCATGTGTTGCGCTTCTGGGAAACGGAGTTTCCCCAGTTGGCGCCGCTGCGCACCGGTAAGGGGCAGCGCCTGTACACGGAAGAAAACGTGGCCCTCTTGCGGCGTATCCGGCAGTTGCTGCACGAGCAGGGCATGACCATTGAAGGCGCGCGCCGCGTACTTGCGGGCAGCGCCGTGGTGGATGAAAGCCTGCCCGAACGCGTGGCCGCGGTGCCGGACCCGGATTTTATGCGCATGCTCCAGCGGGAGCTGATCGCGCTGCGCCGCCTGCTCAGCGAAAAATAGGCTGCGGCCTGCTGGCGCAACAAAATATTTCAGGGAAGGGACGCGGGGGAGGCGACCCTTTCTGTTGGTGGCCCTCCCCCGCAAACACGCTCACCCCGATATAATCATGATCTTATCGCCCTCATTGCTGTCTGCCGATTTTGCCCGTCTGGCCGAAGAGCTTGGCGCCCTTGAGGCTGCCGGAGTCACCTGGCTGCATCTGGACGTGATGGACGGGGCTTTTGTGCCCAACATCACCTTTGGTCCCCCGCTGATAAAGGCTCTACGGTCTGTCAGCGGGCTTTTTTTTGACGTGCACCTCATGGTGAATGATCCGGCCCGCTATATTGCCGACTTCCACAAGGCCGGGGCAGACATGCTGGTCATCCACGCCGAGGCCGACAAACACCCGCAGCGCACGCTCACGGCCATCCGGGCCATGGGCTGCAAGGCGGGGCTTGCCCTCAACCCCGGCACGGATGTGAATGCTGCCCGCTGGCTGGCGGCGGATATGGACATGCTGCTGCTCATGAGCGTGAACCCCGGTTTTTCGGGTCAGGCATTCATCCCCGCCACGTTCGACAAAATCCGCGCCGCCCGGCAGATGCTTGACGCCAACGGCGGGGCAGAGGCGCTCATCCAGATCGACGGCGGCGTATGCCCCGAAAACACGGCCCAGCTTGTGGACGCCGGGGCGGAAGTCCTTGTGTCCGGCTCGGCCTTTTTTGGCCACAAACCTTACGACAAACGGCTTGCCGCCTTTATGGCTCCGCTTGCGGGCAGAATGCCCCGCCATGCGGAAGATGCCCTGAGACGCCGCGCCGCCAACCATATCACGCAAAAGTAGAGGAAAGAGTCATGCCCACCCGCAGACAGTGCGCCAATGCCATCCGCGCCCTTGCCATGGACGCCATTGAAAAAGCCCGCTCCGGTCACCCCGGCGCACCTCTGGGTATGGCCGACATGGCCGAAGCCCTGTGGCGTCATGGTTTCAAGCACAATCCGAGCAACCCCCGCTGGTTTGACCGCGACCGCTTTGTGCTTTCCAACGGCCATGCCTCCATGCTGCTCTACGCCTTGCTGCACCTCACGGGCTATGATCTGCCCATGGAGGAACTGCGCAATTTCCGCCAGTGGGGAGCCAAAACCGCAGGGCACCCCGAATACGAGCCTGATCTGGGTATTGAAATGACCACTGGCCCGCTGGGGCAGGGTATTTCTTCCGCCGTGGGCATGGCGCTGGCCGAAAGCATGCTGGCCGCCCGCTACAACACTCCCGAGCACACGGTTGTGGATCACCACACCTATGTGTTCACGGGCGACGGCTGCCTCATGGAAGGCGTTTCGCACGAGGCCTGCTCCCTGGCTGGCACCTGGGGCCTCGGCAAGCTCATAGCCCTTTACGACTCCAACGGTATTTCCATTGACGGCAAGATTGACGGCTGGTTCAACGAAGACGTGGCGGCCCGCTTCCGCGCTTACCACTGGCAGGTCATCGGCCCCATCAACGGGCATGACGCCGCCTCGCTGGACGCCGCCATTGCCGAGGCCAAGGCCGATCACAGCCGTCCCAGCCTGATCATCTGCCGCACCCACATTGGTTTTGGTTCCCCCAAGGCCGATTCCGCATCCTGCCACGGTTCGCCCCTTGGCGATGATGGCATTGCCGCAACCCGCGCGGCTCTGGGCTGGACCGAAGAACCCTTTACAGTGCCGCAGGACCTGTATTCCGCATGGGACGCGCGTGAAAAGGGCAAGGCTGCCGAGGCCGCCTGGGAGCATACCTATGCCGCCTACGCCAAGGCCAATCCCGAGCTTGCCGCAGAATTTACCCGCCGTATGCGCGGCGAGCTGCCCGAGGACTGGGCCGCCATTGCGCGCGGCATGATTGAAGAAGCCGTGAGCAAGGCCGAAACCACGGCAACGCGCGTGGCCTCCAAGAAAACCCTTGAATGCCTTGTGCCCCGCCTGCCAGAACTTGTGGGCGGCTCCGCCGACCTCACCGGCTCCGTGGGCACGCTGACCAGCTCTTCCGAGCACATGGACGTGCAGACCCACAAGGGCAACTATGTTTCCTACGGCGTGCGTGAATTCGGCATGAGCGCCATCATGAACGGTTTTGCCCTGCACGGTGGGTTCATCCCCTACGCGGGCACGTTCATGTCCTTTGCCGATCAGGCCAAGAACGCCCTGCGACTGGCTGCCATCATGGGCATCCGCGCCGTGTGGGTGCTGACGCACGACTCCATCGGCGTGGGCGAAGACGGCCCCACGCATCAGCCTGTGGAACAGCTCGGCATGCTGCGCCTCATGCCCAATTTCAATCTGTGGCGTCCCTGCGACACGGTGGAAACCGCCGTGGCCTGGCGCAGCGCCCTTGAAAGCCTCCATACGCCCACCGGTCTTTCGCTCTCGCGCCAGAACCTGCCTTTCTGCCAGCGCGACGCCGCCCAGGTGGAAGCCATTGCGCGCGGCGGCTATGTGCTTCGCGACTGCGAAGGTACACCCGAGATCATCCTTATCGCCACTGGTTCGGAAGTGTCGCTTGCCCTTGAAGCCGCTGACCAGCTGACCGCCGATGGCCGCAAGGCCCGCGTGGTCTCCATGCCCTGCGCTGAGATTTTTGACGCGCAGGACGCGGCCTACAAGGAAAGCGTGCTGCCCCGTGGCGTGCGCGCCCGCATTGCCATTGAAGCCGCCGCTGCGGATTACTGGCGCAAGTATGTGGGTCTGGACGGCGCGGTGGTCGGCATGGAGCGCTTTGGCGCTTCCGCCCCTGCCAAGATCGTTTTTGAGCGTCTGGGCTTTACCGTGGCGCATGTGCTGGAAGTGGCGGAAGGCCTTTTCCGGCAGCTTGGGAAGTAACTGGTCGACAGAACGAAGCAAATCCTCTTACAGGGAGAACGCATATGCCCATCAAGAAAATGCAGGATCTGGACCTGACCGGCAAAACCGTTGTGATTCGCGAAGACCTGAACGTGCCCATGAAGGACGGACAGGTATCCAACGACAAGCGCATCCGCGCTTCGCTGCCCACCATTACCACGGCCCTTGAAAAAGGCGCAGGCGTGGTGCTGCTTTCGCATCTGGGCCGCCCCACGGAAGGGCAGTATGAAGAGCAGTTCTCCCTTAAGCCCGTGGCCGCCCGCCTCTCCGAGCTGCTGGGCAAGCCTGTTGCCCTCGTTGCCACGCTGGAAGAAGCCAAGGCGGCTCCCGGTGCGGTGACCCTGCTTGAGAACGTACGTTTTCTCAAGGGCGAGAAAAAGAATGACCCCGCCCTGGCCGCGCAGCTTGCCGCCCTGGGTGATGTATATGTGATGGACGCCTTTGGGGCGGCCCATCGCGCGCATGCCTCCACCGAGGGCACGGTGCGCGTTGCCAAGGTTGCCTGCGCCGGGCCGTTGCTTCAGGCGGAGCTGGATGCCTTTGCCAAGGTGCTGAACAATCCCGCCCGCCCGCTTGCTGCCATCATCGGCGGTTCCAAGGTGTCCACCAAGCTGGCCCTGCTGGAAAATCTGCTGGAAAAAGTGGATGTGCTCATTGTGGGCGGCGGCATTGCCAATACCTTCCTTGCGGCTGCCGGATACATGGTCGGCAAGTCGCTGTACGAGGAAGATCTGGTGCCGGAGGCCAAGCGCATTATGGAGCAGGCCAAGAACCTGAACAGGGATCTGCCCCTGCCCGTGGATGTTGTGACCGCCGAGGAACTGGCTCCCGGTCAGGCGGCTACAACCCGCGCCGTGGGCGACGTGCCCGCCGACCAGATGATTCTGGACGTTGGCCGCGACACGATCGGGCAGTACAAAAAACTGCTGTCCAAGGTTGCCACTGTGGTGTGGAACGGCCCTGTGGGCGCGTTTGAAACCGATCCCTTTGGCGAAGGCACCAAGGCACTGGCGCACTATCTTGCTGATTCCAAGGCCTTTGTGGTGGTGGGCGGCGGTGATTCCGTGGCTGCGGTGGAAAAGTACGGCCTGTCCGAAAAAATGGGCTATATCTCCACCGGCGGCGGCGCATCGCTGGAACTGCTGGAAGGCAAGGTGTTGCCCTCCGTGGCAGCGCTGGAAGACAGAGGCTAGGGCCTTTAGCACTATGGCTCTTTTGCCCTCTGCCTGCGTCAGGAAGCCTTTTTATTTCGGTCGAGTACCGAAGGGAGTACACTCCCTTCATAAAAAAACTTCCTTCCTTGGCAGAGAACAAAATTTTTCATAGTTTTAACAGGCTGTTGTAACATGCCGCTTTGCGGCAGCGTTCATAGCTGATTCAGGCCCCCGGATCTCAGGATTCGGGGGCTTTTTGCGTGCGGCGCTCAGGTCTGAGGGCGCAGATTTTTAAAAAACGGCAATTGCATGATGAAGTCGCAAAACTGCCGCAGCACCGGGCTGGAGGCGGCTGTTTTAAGTACTGTACGCACCTGCGGCAGGGGCGGCAGAGCGCACGTGCCGTCAAGGATGACAAAGCGTCCGTCCATATCCCAATCGGGCAGAGCGGTTATGCCAAAACCCGCCAGCACCGAACTGCACAGGCTTTCGTACGAGGCGCTCACATAGGCAAAATCGTAGCTTCTGCCTGCGGCATTGAGGGTTTCCAGCGTGGCGGCGCGCCATGGGCTGCCTTCGCTGTAGGTGGCCAGAGGCACCGGCATGGTCGGCGCAAGCTCAATGTGCCCGCCGCTGGCCCAGTGCAGGGGCTGCTGCGCCAGTACCTCGAATATGCCCTCGGGCGCGTGGCTGCTGTCAAAGCGGTATTGGTTGATCAGGGCCACATCCAGACTGCCGTCCGCCAGCATGCGGTCAATGTCCGCAGACATGGCCGAAATAACGCCGATCTGAAGGTCAGGGTTCAGGGCCAGCAGGCGGGCCACGGCTGCCTGCAATTCCACCGTGCTGAAACTTGGCGGAATCCCCACCGTAATGCGCCCCCGCAATTCAGGTTGCCGGGCTGCGCGCAGCACCGCGTCAAAGCGCAGCAGAATATCTTCCAGTTCCGGCAGCAGGCGTTGCCCCACCGTGGTGAGGCCAAAGGTGTGCCCGTTGCCCCTCTCCACCAAAGTGCAGTTGAGGTGCGCCTCCAGCCTTTTGACAGATTGCGTCACCGCCGACTGGCTGCGGCAAAGCTGCTCCCCGGCTTTCTGAAAGCTGCGGCTGTGGGCCACGGCAATAAAAGCCCGCATATGTTCAAGGGTAATGCTGCGCGTGTCTGCCGGGAGTTTCATAACACTGACCGCCTTAAAATAAGATGAACTGATTTGTTCATGATAAAAATAAATTTTACAAATTATCAAGCCCCCGCCTACTGTGGACGCAAGTATATTGCTGCAAGGGGTAGGGGTGAAAAATGGAAAAAACAGCAAGTGTGGAAAGGCCGTTGGAAGCGCACGGGCCAGGATTGGGACACGGGAGCACGGCAAACTCGGCCCAAAAGCGTCTGAACTGGCGGCACGTGGCTGTGGGCGTGTGCTTCAGCATTATCTGGAGCTCGGCCTTTGTGGCGGGCAAGATTGTGGTGACGGAAATGGGGCCATTCGTAAGCCTGTTTTACCGGTTTGTGGGCACCGTTTTTGTGCTTGGCCTTTTGTGCGGCAAAAGCCTGTGGGGGCCGCAGGCGGGCAGGGCGCTGCGGGCGGGATTTGTGCTCGGCCTGCTGAACAACGTGGCCTATCTGGGGCTGAGTTTCTCCGCCCTGCACCTGGTCTCGCCGCCCTGGGTTGTGGTCATTGTGTCCTGCTCGCCCTTTGCCACCCTTATGCTTGGCGTTGCGCGCGGGCTGGAATCGTTTAGCGCGGCAAAGCTGCTGGGCTTTGGCCTGTCGCTGGCTGGCATTGTGCTCATGGTGGGCGTGGGCAAGCTTGAGGGCGGGGCCGTTCAGGGTCTGCTGCTGGCTGCCGGGGCAACCGTGGCTTTTTCCGTAGGTGCG belongs to Desulfovibrio desulfuricans DSM 642 and includes:
- the pheT gene encoding phenylalanine--tRNA ligase subunit beta — translated: MLLSLSWLREFTPYEGTAEALGDRLTMLGLELEDISRPYDAISSIVVGHVVSCDNHPESDHLHVCKVDAGQGELLDIVCGAPNVAAGQKVPVALVGTKMPDGMVIKKAKLRGAPSFGMICSERELGLTEDHTGIMVLPGSFVVGKPLVEQLELDREVLDISITPNRADCLSVLGLARETALACNLPLSIPELPLELDSGAEVLVPIDIDDPELCWLYSGRVITGVKIGPSPMRLRHRLHAVGVRPISNIVDVTNYILFEYGQPLHSFDMDKLEGGRIVVRRAQEGDTFTTLDGQERALTAADLCIRDGARAVALAGVMGGLNSEISDTSTNVFLESAVFKPATIRKTSRRLGLSSEASYRFERGIDQQRTVWALDRACAMMAAVSGGRVQRGLSINEPRPFKAASIEFRPARADSLLGVQLGADFDEKVLTGMGCNVDKGESSPVWRVSQPSWRPDLTREADLIEEVGRVHGLDTIAPVLPAIARNLDRAGEPESRYGFWSRLKHWGAGLGLNEAVNYSFVGHKDMDHLAMPREGRISIMNPLSAEQDALRTALAPGLMYDLRNNLAQGAQGLRLFELANIFEADAASETTARETGMLGVLLYGARYDTAWPQAEGDMDYADLKGVVENLLHYLHLGVPSYELAQEHAFLLPCVNVFVNGRAVGFMGRVKPAMADEYHARKDVWLAEMNLDILRELHDAATVRFAPLPVYPPVRRDITVTTGPGLKVADITAHVQGLKLALLDDVALVDCFEPKTEQGGEPVRNLTFRLTFRHAERTLKDTEVDKEREKVAQSLVSALGVKI
- a CDS encoding MerR family transcriptional regulator, which produces MSDHTPDNTYRIGEVAELLDLKTHVLRFWETEFPQLAPLRTGKGQRLYTEENVALLRRIRQLLHEQGMTIEGARRVLAGSAVVDESLPERVAAVPDPDFMRMLQRELIALRRLLSEK
- the rpe gene encoding ribulose-phosphate 3-epimerase, with the translated sequence MILSPSLLSADFARLAEELGALEAAGVTWLHLDVMDGAFVPNITFGPPLIKALRSVSGLFFDVHLMVNDPARYIADFHKAGADMLVIHAEADKHPQRTLTAIRAMGCKAGLALNPGTDVNAARWLAADMDMLLLMSVNPGFSGQAFIPATFDKIRAARQMLDANGGAEALIQIDGGVCPENTAQLVDAGAEVLVSGSAFFGHKPYDKRLAAFMAPLAGRMPRHAEDALRRRAANHITQK
- the tkt gene encoding transketolase, coding for MPTRRQCANAIRALAMDAIEKARSGHPGAPLGMADMAEALWRHGFKHNPSNPRWFDRDRFVLSNGHASMLLYALLHLTGYDLPMEELRNFRQWGAKTAGHPEYEPDLGIEMTTGPLGQGISSAVGMALAESMLAARYNTPEHTVVDHHTYVFTGDGCLMEGVSHEACSLAGTWGLGKLIALYDSNGISIDGKIDGWFNEDVAARFRAYHWQVIGPINGHDAASLDAAIAEAKADHSRPSLIICRTHIGFGSPKADSASCHGSPLGDDGIAATRAALGWTEEPFTVPQDLYSAWDAREKGKAAEAAWEHTYAAYAKANPELAAEFTRRMRGELPEDWAAIARGMIEEAVSKAETTATRVASKKTLECLVPRLPELVGGSADLTGSVGTLTSSSEHMDVQTHKGNYVSYGVREFGMSAIMNGFALHGGFIPYAGTFMSFADQAKNALRLAAIMGIRAVWVLTHDSIGVGEDGPTHQPVEQLGMLRLMPNFNLWRPCDTVETAVAWRSALESLHTPTGLSLSRQNLPFCQRDAAQVEAIARGGYVLRDCEGTPEIILIATGSEVSLALEAADQLTADGRKARVVSMPCAEIFDAQDAAYKESVLPRGVRARIAIEAAAADYWRKYVGLDGAVVGMERFGASAPAKIVFERLGFTVAHVLEVAEGLFRQLGK
- a CDS encoding phosphoglycerate kinase, whose amino-acid sequence is MPIKKMQDLDLTGKTVVIREDLNVPMKDGQVSNDKRIRASLPTITTALEKGAGVVLLSHLGRPTEGQYEEQFSLKPVAARLSELLGKPVALVATLEEAKAAPGAVTLLENVRFLKGEKKNDPALAAQLAALGDVYVMDAFGAAHRAHASTEGTVRVAKVACAGPLLQAELDAFAKVLNNPARPLAAIIGGSKVSTKLALLENLLEKVDVLIVGGGIANTFLAAAGYMVGKSLYEEDLVPEAKRIMEQAKNLNRDLPLPVDVVTAEELAPGQAATTRAVGDVPADQMILDVGRDTIGQYKKLLSKVATVVWNGPVGAFETDPFGEGTKALAHYLADSKAFVVVGGGDSVAAVEKYGLSEKMGYISTGGGASLELLEGKVLPSVAALEDRG
- a CDS encoding LysR family transcriptional regulator yields the protein MKLPADTRSITLEHMRAFIAVAHSRSFQKAGEQLCRSQSAVTQSVKRLEAHLNCTLVERGNGHTFGLTTVGQRLLPELEDILLRFDAVLRAARQPELRGRITVGIPPSFSTVELQAAVARLLALNPDLQIGVISAMSADIDRMLADGSLDVALINQYRFDSSHAPEGIFEVLAQQPLHWASGGHIELAPTMPVPLATYSEGSPWRAATLETLNAAGRSYDFAYVSASYESLCSSVLAGFGITALPDWDMDGRFVILDGTCALPPLPQVRTVLKTAASSPVLRQFCDFIMQLPFFKNLRPQT
- a CDS encoding DMT family transporter, which codes for MEKTASVERPLEAHGPGLGHGSTANSAQKRLNWRHVAVGVCFSIIWSSAFVAGKIVVTEMGPFVSLFYRFVGTVFVLGLLCGKSLWGPQAGRALRAGFVLGLLNNVAYLGLSFSALHLVSPPWVVVIVSCSPFATLMLGVARGLESFSAAKLLGFGLSLAGIVLMVGVGKLEGGAVQGLLLAAGATVAFSVGAVLFRGRYSNMPLLPVNFWMSVCAMLCFAPAAMQSSVTPLAVSIPALLALGWLAVVSLLGMALWLLLIRTQGASTAAAYNMLNPLSGLALSALLLGVPILPADVAGAAAIVAGLVVALGVRLPKR